Proteins encoded together in one Orbaceae bacterium lpD01 window:
- a CDS encoding TerC family protein, translated as MDPTIWAGLATLIVLEIVLGIDNLVFIAILAEKLPRHQSDKARVIGLTFALCMRICLLLLASWLVTLKTPLFSALGLSFNGRQLIMLAGGLFLLYKATTELNERLEGGSHENGKQKKTSHFWTVVAQIVVLDAVFSLDAVITAVAMVEHITVMIAAVCIAMALMILASKPLTIFVNAHPTIVILCLSFLLMIGFSLVAEGFGFVIPKGYLYAAIGFSILIEFFNQLSMFNRRRFLTRNKPLRQRTAEAILHMLRGDNEEELDSHTADLISDAGKQSAVFNQQELSMIERVLGLAQRSVSSIMTSRLDIDQINIDDDREKIIEEISLNQHTRLVVTDDNANDEPIGIINVNDLLKQMLSDEGINIRTLVKQPLIFPETVSLLVALEKFREAKTHFAFIVDEFGSTQGIVSVTDIMETIAGELPTGEEEVDARHDIQCFEDNSCLANGYIPLEELVRYIHIKLDDKRDYHTLAGLLMEKTQHIPVVGEKIMIESYTFEVVEVESHRIVKVKIYPQTIA; from the coding sequence ATGGATCCAACAATCTGGGCAGGTTTAGCGACCCTGATTGTACTTGAAATCGTATTAGGAATTGATAATTTAGTTTTTATTGCCATTCTTGCAGAAAAACTCCCTCGCCATCAAAGCGATAAAGCGCGTGTTATAGGTTTAACATTCGCACTATGCATGCGTATCTGTTTGCTGCTGCTTGCCAGTTGGCTGGTTACCTTAAAAACACCTCTATTTAGCGCATTAGGCCTTTCTTTTAATGGCCGCCAATTAATCATGCTTGCAGGCGGACTGTTCTTGCTCTACAAAGCGACCACTGAATTAAATGAACGACTTGAAGGTGGCTCGCATGAAAATGGTAAACAGAAAAAAACCTCTCATTTTTGGACAGTTGTTGCACAAATTGTGGTGCTTGATGCCGTATTCTCGCTCGATGCAGTCATTACCGCTGTCGCCATGGTTGAACATATTACCGTGATGATTGCTGCCGTTTGTATTGCGATGGCATTGATGATTTTAGCTAGCAAACCGCTAACCATATTCGTTAACGCGCATCCCACCATTGTCATTCTCTGCTTGAGCTTCTTACTGATGATCGGTTTTAGTTTGGTGGCTGAAGGTTTTGGCTTTGTAATACCAAAAGGTTACTTATACGCCGCCATCGGTTTTTCCATTCTGATTGAATTTTTCAATCAACTATCGATGTTTAATCGGCGACGATTCCTGACACGCAATAAACCACTTCGCCAACGAACAGCTGAAGCTATCTTGCATATGTTAAGAGGTGATAATGAGGAAGAGCTCGATAGTCATACCGCTGATTTAATCTCTGATGCGGGTAAACAAAGTGCCGTATTTAATCAGCAAGAATTAAGTATGATCGAGCGCGTGCTAGGACTCGCACAACGTTCTGTCAGTAGTATTATGACGTCACGATTGGATATCGACCAAATCAATATTGATGACGATCGTGAAAAAATTATCGAGGAAATTAGTCTAAATCAGCATACTCGTCTGGTTGTCACCGATGATAATGCTAATGACGAGCCGATTGGTATCATCAACGTGAATGATTTACTTAAACAGATGTTGTCTGACGAAGGCATTAATATCCGGACATTAGTTAAACAACCGCTAATCTTCCCTGAAACGGTTTCACTGCTTGTTGCACTAGAGAAATTTAGAGAAGCAAAAACCCATTTTGCCTTCATTGTTGATGAGTTTGGTTCCACACAAGGCATCGTATCGGTTACGGATATCATGGAAACGATCGCTGGAGAACTGCCAACTGGTGAAGAAGAGGTGGATGCGCGTCATGACATTCAATGTTTTGAAGATAATAGTTGCCTGGCCAATGGTTATATACCATTAGAAGAGCTGGTGCGCTATATTCATATAAAACTTGATGATAAACGCGATTACCATACCCTTGCCGGACTTTTGATGGAAAAAACTCAACATATTCCAGTGGTTGGTGAAAAAATCATGATTGAATCCTATACTTTTGAAGTGGTGGAAGTCGAGAGTCATCGTATTGTAAAAGTAAAAATATATCCACAAACGATAGCCTAA
- the rpsL gene encoding 30S ribosomal protein S12 yields MATINQLVRKPRAMKPAKSNVPALEACPQKRGVCTRVYTTTPKKPNSALRKVCRVRLTNGYEVTSYIGGEGHNLQEHSVILIRGGRVKDLPGVRYHTVRGALDCAGVKDRKQSRSKYGVKRPKS; encoded by the coding sequence ATGGCAACAATTAATCAGCTGGTACGCAAACCAAGAGCAATGAAACCTGCGAAAAGCAACGTTCCAGCGCTTGAAGCATGCCCGCAAAAGCGTGGTGTATGTACACGTGTTTACACAACTACACCTAAAAAACCAAACTCAGCATTACGTAAAGTATGCCGTGTTCGTTTAACTAATGGCTATGAAGTTACCTCGTATATCGGTGGTGAAGGTCATAACCTACAAGAGCACTCAGTTATTTTAATTCGTGGTGGTCGTGTTAAAGACTTACCAGGTGTTCGTTATCACACCGTCCGTGGCGCACTTGACTGTGCTGGTGTTAAAGATCGTAAACAATCACGTTCTAAATACGGTGTTAAAAGACCTAAGTCTTAA
- the fabI gene encoding enoyl-ACP reductase FabI, which translates to MGFLVGKKILVTGLASHRSLAYGIAQAIHREGAQLAFTYQNDKLKSRVEEFAQTFDSHLAFACDVSNDESISNLFNNLSKHWLTFDGFVHAIAYAPADQLDGDYVNAVTREGFSIAHNISSFSFVAMAKACRHMLNPAAALLTLTYLGAERVIPNYNVMGLAKASLEANVRYMANALGPEGIRVNGISAGAIRTLAASGIKDFKKMLSYCETVTPLRRTVTTEDIGNAAAFLCSPLASGITGEILHVDGGFNIAVMNELELN; encoded by the coding sequence ATGGGTTTTTTAGTAGGCAAAAAAATTTTAGTGACCGGTTTAGCAAGCCATCGTTCACTGGCTTATGGGATTGCTCAGGCAATACATCGAGAAGGTGCGCAGCTGGCATTTACCTATCAAAATGATAAATTGAAATCCAGAGTAGAAGAGTTTGCACAAACTTTCGATTCTCATTTAGCTTTCGCTTGTGATGTATCTAATGATGAGAGTATCAGCAATCTCTTCAACAACTTATCGAAACACTGGCTTACTTTTGATGGTTTTGTGCATGCTATCGCTTATGCGCCGGCCGATCAATTAGATGGTGATTATGTCAATGCAGTAACCCGAGAAGGTTTCAGCATCGCCCATAATATTAGCTCCTTTAGTTTTGTGGCGATGGCCAAAGCGTGTCGTCATATGTTAAATCCTGCCGCCGCCTTACTTACCCTGACTTATCTCGGCGCTGAACGCGTCATTCCAAACTATAATGTAATGGGTCTGGCTAAAGCCTCTTTAGAAGCCAATGTGCGCTATATGGCCAATGCACTGGGGCCTGAAGGTATTCGCGTTAACGGTATCTCTGCCGGCGCAATTCGCACCTTAGCGGCTTCGGGTATCAAAGATTTTAAAAAAATGCTCAGTTATTGCGAAACGGTGACACCATTGAGACGAACCGTAACCACTGAAGATATCGGTAATGCCGCCGCTTTTTTATGTTCACCGCTGGCATCAGGCATTACCGGAGAGATTCTACATGTTGATGGCGGCTTCAATATTGCCGTGATGAATGAGCTTGAACTGAATTAA
- a CDS encoding phosphatase, whose amino-acid sequence MQYLIDLHMHTVASTHAYSTLQEYVQVAKSKGLKIIAITNHGMALGDSPHRWHFVNQRIIPRIIDGVGILRGIEANILNLEGDIDCDDNMYSELDLVIAGFHDPALAPMDIDSNTQAMIATIKNPKVNIISHPGNPKYPIHIDEVAKAAKQYNVALEINNSSFISRQGSDDNCRQIAQAVKDHGGMISFGSDSHVAYTVGNFSHCMALIAPLDFPKERIINCSAASLLEFLSLKTDRQIPELLNV is encoded by the coding sequence ATGCAATATTTAATCGATCTCCATATGCACACGGTAGCAAGTACGCATGCCTATAGTACACTGCAGGAGTATGTTCAGGTAGCTAAATCGAAAGGACTCAAAATCATCGCGATTACCAATCATGGTATGGCATTAGGTGATAGCCCACATCGTTGGCATTTCGTTAATCAACGTATCATTCCGCGGATTATTGATGGCGTTGGTATTTTACGTGGAATAGAAGCAAATATATTGAATCTTGAGGGCGATATTGATTGTGACGACAATATGTATAGCGAACTTGATTTAGTGATTGCGGGTTTCCACGATCCCGCATTGGCGCCGATGGATATTGATAGCAATACACAAGCCATGATTGCGACGATTAAAAATCCGAAAGTGAATATTATTAGTCATCCTGGCAACCCTAAATATCCGATTCATATCGATGAAGTGGCAAAAGCGGCTAAGCAGTATAATGTAGCTTTAGAGATTAATAACTCCTCTTTTATTTCGCGTCAGGGAAGTGATGATAATTGTCGTCAAATTGCTCAAGCTGTTAAAGATCACGGTGGCATGATCTCATTTGGATCTGATTCCCATGTGGCTTATACGGTAGGTAATTTTAGTCATTGCATGGCGTTGATTGCACCACTTGATTTTCCCAAAGAGCGTATTATTAATTGTAGTGCAGCGTCACTGCTTGAGTTTTTATCGTTAAAAACGGATAGACAAATCCCTGAACTACTTAATGTTTAA
- the fusA gene encoding elongation factor G, with translation MARTTPIARYRNIGISAHIDAGKTTTTERILFYTGVNHKLGEVHDGAATMDWMEQEQERGITITSAATTAFWSGMAKQFEPHRVNIIDTPGHVDFTIEVERSMRVLDGAVMVYCAVGGVQPQSETVWRQANKYHVPRIAFVNKMDRMGANFLRVVEQIKTRLAAVPVPLVLPIGAEEGFTGVIDLLKRKAINWNDADQGTSFVYEDIPADMVDLVEEHRGNLIEAAAEANEELMEKYLGGEDLTEEEVKLALRQRVLANEIILVTCGSAFKNKGVQFMLDAVIEYLPSPTDVPAIKGELQNGQPAERHSSDDEPFSALAFKIATDPFVGNLTFFRVYSGVVNSGDTLLNSVKDKKERFGRIVQMHANKREEIKEVRAGDIAAAIGLKDVTTGDTLCAENAPIILERMEFPEPVISVAVEPKTKADQEKMGLALGRLAQEDPSFRVHTDEESGQTIISGMGELHLEIIVDRMKREFKVEANVGKPQVAYRETIRDLVKDVEGKHAKQSGGRGQYGHVVIDLYPLEAGTNEKGYEFVNEIKGGVIPGEYIPAVDKGIQEQLKAGPLAGYPVVDLGVRLHFGSYHDVDSSELAFKLAASLAFKEGFRRAKPVLLEPIMKVEVETPEDYMGDVIGDLNRRRGMIEGMDDIPTGKIVRAQVPLSEMFGYATDLRSQTQGRASYSMEFLKYNETPNNIATAIIEARNAK, from the coding sequence ATGGCTCGTACAACTCCTATTGCACGCTACCGTAATATCGGTATCAGTGCACATATTGACGCAGGTAAAACTACGACAACAGAACGTATTTTGTTCTATACCGGTGTAAACCATAAATTGGGTGAGGTACATGATGGTGCCGCAACAATGGACTGGATGGAACAGGAACAAGAGCGTGGTATTACTATTACCTCTGCGGCAACCACGGCTTTCTGGTCAGGAATGGCCAAACAGTTTGAACCACACCGTGTAAACATCATTGATACCCCAGGCCACGTTGACTTTACTATCGAAGTTGAACGTTCAATGCGTGTTCTTGATGGTGCTGTTATGGTTTACTGTGCGGTTGGTGGTGTTCAACCTCAATCAGAGACAGTATGGCGTCAAGCGAACAAATATCATGTTCCACGTATCGCATTTGTAAACAAAATGGACCGTATGGGTGCTAACTTTTTACGTGTTGTTGAACAAATCAAAACACGTTTAGCTGCGGTTCCGGTTCCACTTGTATTACCAATTGGTGCTGAAGAAGGATTTACAGGTGTTATCGATCTATTAAAACGTAAAGCCATTAACTGGAATGATGCCGATCAGGGTACAAGCTTTGTTTACGAAGATATCCCTGCAGATATGGTTGATCTTGTTGAAGAGCACCGTGGTAATCTGATCGAAGCAGCAGCTGAAGCGAATGAAGAGCTAATGGAAAAATACCTTGGCGGAGAAGATTTAACTGAAGAAGAAGTTAAATTAGCATTACGTCAACGTGTTCTTGCGAACGAAATTATCCTAGTTACTTGTGGTAGTGCATTTAAAAATAAAGGCGTTCAGTTTATGCTTGATGCAGTTATCGAGTATCTACCATCACCAACAGACGTTCCAGCAATTAAAGGCGAACTACAAAATGGTCAGCCAGCAGAACGTCACTCTAGTGATGATGAGCCGTTCTCTGCATTAGCATTTAAAATTGCAACTGACCCATTTGTGGGTAACTTAACGTTCTTCCGTGTTTATTCTGGTGTGGTTAACTCTGGTGATACACTGCTTAACTCAGTTAAAGACAAAAAAGAACGTTTTGGTCGTATCGTTCAAATGCATGCAAACAAGCGTGAAGAAATTAAAGAAGTTCGCGCAGGTGATATCGCAGCAGCAATCGGTCTTAAAGATGTAACCACAGGTGATACACTGTGTGCTGAAAATGCACCCATCATTCTAGAAAGAATGGAATTCCCTGAACCAGTTATCTCTGTTGCTGTTGAACCTAAAACTAAAGCTGACCAAGAAAAAATGGGCTTAGCATTAGGTCGTCTTGCACAAGAAGATCCTTCTTTCCGTGTTCACACTGATGAAGAGTCTGGTCAAACAATCATTTCAGGTATGGGTGAACTTCATCTTGAAATCATCGTTGACCGTATGAAACGTGAGTTTAAAGTCGAAGCTAACGTAGGTAAACCTCAGGTTGCTTACCGTGAAACAATCCGTGACTTGGTTAAAGATGTTGAAGGTAAACATGCTAAACAGTCTGGTGGTCGCGGTCAGTATGGTCATGTTGTTATCGACCTATATCCGCTTGAAGCTGGCACAAACGAAAAAGGCTACGAATTTGTTAACGAAATCAAAGGTGGTGTAATTCCTGGTGAATATATCCCAGCCGTTGATAAAGGTATCCAAGAACAGCTTAAAGCAGGTCCACTTGCTGGTTATCCAGTAGTTGATCTTGGTGTGCGTTTACATTTTGGTTCTTACCATGATGTCGACTCCTCTGAGTTAGCGTTTAAATTAGCTGCTTCACTTGCGTTTAAAGAAGGATTTAGAAGAGCGAAACCAGTATTGCTTGAGCCAATCATGAAAGTTGAGGTGGAAACACCTGAAGACTACATGGGAGACGTTATTGGTGACTTGAACCGTCGTCGCGGTATGATTGAAGGTATGGATGATATCCCTACTGGTAAAATCGTTCGTGCACAAGTACCATTGTCTGAAATGTTTGGTTATGCAACTGACCTTCGTTCACAAACGCAAGGCCGTGCTTCATACTCTATGGAGTTCTTGAAGTACAATGAAACACCAAATAATATTGCAACTGCAATTATTGAAGCGCGTAACGCTAAATAA
- a CDS encoding DUF1870 family protein, which translates to MTNIELQALRRLFMLKVVEAAQYIGGPVPPEQWHRWEQGQDQIPDNVINKMLQLKKERHENVALIIDNINNRVGANTIKYFIDYQDFQKVNPTQDVIHWRLNQSIATELYFRGLEELS; encoded by the coding sequence ATGACTAATATTGAATTACAAGCATTACGTCGTTTATTTATGTTAAAAGTGGTTGAAGCAGCACAATATATTGGAGGCCCAGTCCCGCCTGAACAGTGGCATCGCTGGGAACAGGGACAGGATCAAATTCCTGATAACGTGATTAATAAGATGTTACAGCTCAAAAAAGAGCGTCACGAAAACGTCGCATTAATTATTGATAATATTAATAATCGCGTTGGTGCTAATACGATCAAATATTTTATCGACTATCAAGACTTTCAGAAGGTGAATCCGACACAAGATGTCATTCACTGGCGATTAAATCAATCAATTGCCACAGAATTATATTTTCGTGGTTTAGAAGAGCTGAGTTAG
- a CDS encoding NCS2 family permease, whose product MNNSRSNQTKSFFKIKEKGSSLSTEFIAGCTTFLTMVYIIFLNPNILAKAGMDHSAVFALTCLVSAFACILMGLVANLPIALAPAMGLNAFFAYGVVLSMGYSWEIGMGAIFWGSLFFFLLSLFKVRHWLISHIPQCLRIGISSGIGLFIAFMGFQNMGLVVSSPATMLTMGNLMSISVLLGALGFFIIIVLAYRNFHAAVLIAILVVTMLSLYFDPDVKYMGIISMPPSISSVVGHVDIAGSFNLALSGVIFSFMIISLFDSSGTIIALTDKAGLADEKGRFPKMRQALLVDSFSSTLGGLFGTSSVLAYIESSAGISVGGRTGLTSIVTGILFLLVIFLSPLAQLVPIYATSGALIYVGILMTSSLTKVKWSDLTEATPAFITAVMMPFGFAISEGVALGFISYVILKVLTKRFNQINICVVAVAALFLLKFIFIDH is encoded by the coding sequence ATGAATAACTCCCGTTCCAATCAAACGAAATCTTTTTTTAAGATTAAAGAAAAAGGCTCATCACTCTCCACTGAGTTTATCGCCGGCTGTACGACATTCTTAACGATGGTCTATATTATTTTTCTCAATCCCAATATTTTAGCGAAAGCGGGGATGGATCATAGTGCTGTCTTTGCACTCACCTGTTTAGTTTCTGCGTTCGCCTGTATCCTAATGGGTCTTGTTGCCAATTTACCGATAGCCTTAGCCCCCGCCATGGGACTGAATGCCTTTTTCGCCTATGGCGTCGTTTTATCGATGGGATATTCATGGGAAATTGGGATGGGTGCGATATTCTGGGGCTCTCTATTCTTTTTCTTACTCTCACTGTTTAAAGTCCGACATTGGTTAATATCGCATATACCACAATGTTTACGCATAGGCATTAGCAGTGGTATCGGCCTGTTTATTGCATTTATGGGCTTTCAAAATATGGGACTCGTCGTAAGTTCGCCGGCAACCATGCTCACCATGGGTAATTTAATGTCCATTTCAGTTCTTTTAGGGGCGTTAGGTTTCTTTATTATTATTGTTTTAGCCTATAGAAACTTTCATGCGGCCGTACTCATTGCCATCTTAGTCGTGACAATGCTCTCACTCTATTTTGATCCTGACGTCAAGTATATGGGCATCATCTCAATGCCGCCGTCAATCTCTAGTGTTGTCGGCCATGTTGATATTGCCGGCTCGTTTAATCTGGCTTTATCCGGGGTGATTTTCTCCTTTATGATTATCAGTTTATTCGACTCATCAGGCACGATTATCGCATTAACCGATAAAGCGGGTCTGGCTGATGAAAAAGGTCGTTTTCCGAAAATGCGTCAAGCTCTGTTAGTAGACAGCTTCAGCTCAACCTTAGGTGGACTATTTGGTACCTCATCAGTGCTGGCCTATATTGAAAGTTCGGCAGGCATCTCGGTTGGCGGACGTACCGGTTTAACATCAATTGTTACGGGTATACTCTTCTTACTCGTCATTTTCTTATCCCCACTAGCCCAACTTGTGCCTATCTATGCAACATCAGGGGCACTGATTTATGTAGGTATTTTAATGACGTCAAGTTTGACTAAAGTGAAATGGAGTGATCTTACTGAAGCAACACCCGCATTTATTACTGCTGTCATGATGCCGTTTGGTTTTGCAATTAGTGAAGGCGTTGCACTTGGCTTTATCTCTTATGTTATTTTGAAAGTGCTGACTAAGCGTTTCAATCAAATTAATATTTGTGTTGTTGCCGTTGCTGCGTTATTTCTCCTGAAATTTATCTTTATTGATCATTAA
- the rpsG gene encoding 30S ribosomal protein S7, producing the protein MARRHAAGQRKILPDPKFGSELLAKFVNILMVDGKKSVAESIVYSALDTLAERSGKSHLEAFEIALDNVRPTVEVKSRRVGGSTYQVPVEVRPVRRNALGMRWIVDAARKRGDKSMALRLANELSDAADNKGSAVKKREDVHRMAEANRAFAHYRW; encoded by the coding sequence ATGGCTCGTCGTCATGCTGCCGGTCAACGTAAAATTCTTCCAGATCCTAAGTTCGGATCAGAATTACTGGCAAAATTTGTTAATATTTTAATGGTAGATGGTAAAAAATCTGTTGCTGAATCAATCGTCTACTCAGCACTTGATACGCTTGCTGAGCGTTCAGGTAAAAGTCATTTAGAAGCTTTTGAAATTGCTTTAGATAACGTAAGACCTACAGTAGAAGTTAAATCTCGCCGTGTTGGCGGTTCTACCTATCAAGTACCAGTGGAAGTACGTCCAGTACGTCGTAATGCACTAGGTATGCGTTGGATTGTAGACGCTGCCCGTAAACGCGGTGATAAATCAATGGCTTTACGCCTTGCAAATGAATTATCTGATGCTGCTGATAACAAAGGTTCTGCAGTGAAAAAACGTGAAGATGTTCATCGTATGGCCGAAGCTAATAGAGCGTTCGCACACTACCGTTGGTAG